Below is a window of Roseivirga misakiensis DNA.
CATAAACCGACTGCCTCCCGGCGCATCTCGATAAATGTGGTAGATCGTGCTGTCTGGCGCCAACTGTAAACTTAGACTTTCTTCGACCGGGGTCGTCAAGACCGATTCTAGTGGAGCATCGTCTCGAATATCGAGCATATTGAATCGGTAAATATTACCCGAAGTCCCATCATTTCTACTGAAGAATAGATGGTTTCCAGATACCGACCAGCCGGCAGAACCTCCAAAGGTTTCGCCTAAAACGAAAGTGTTCAAAATAGTTCTGCGGAAGGTTAATTCTGGAACTGCTTCATTGAAATGTAATATCTGAATATTAGAATTATTGGACGGAATGACTGCTATCTGACTTGTAGCGGTATTATACGCCATGTGGAGGGCTTCTATTGGCGTGGTTAAATTCAAGTTTCCAACCGCGTTGAACGAACCTCCAGGTTCAGGAATACTATGTATTTCGAATAATCCGTTGGTCGCGTTTTGCGTGATAAGCCAAAATTCCGTCATGTCTCTTGACCCTATGGTAATCATACCATTACCGCGATCTGTAATGCCTGATAACAAGTTTTTTCCAATTGCGGTCACCTCTCCAGCAGGAGGGCCATCGGCTCTATTTCCCTGCACACTACGATCTACTACTGTGTATAGAATTTCTCCTGCTGCATTTCTATGGAATAGATAAAAAAGGTCTTCATTTCCTGCCCCAGGCACAGGACTCGTACTCATGGCCTGAATACCAGTGGCATCGGTAATAATCCCGTTACCGTTCTGCATTATCTCATTTGTACCATCGTAAATATTAATCCCGTCTGAGTAGAAGATGAGATCGCCACTCGTGGGATCGGTGGAGGTAATTTTTTCACCAATGTTCAATTGTGGCCTTTTTCCTTGATCCAAAAAGGCTTCACTTGTAATACTTTTACCGAAAATCAGGGCTTCATCATTACCTGTGAAATACCAGTTGTGCCTGGTAAAATCTTGGCCTAGAGCGGTTAAGGACAAAACCAGGCCAAAAAATAAAAAAACAAGTCGTAGTTTTCTGTTCACAGTGAAATTCTCTTTCTGGTAAACACCAAGGTAAATTGATACCCTTATTACGCGGTTAATGGACTTTTTATTATATTCAACGCCTCATTAAACACGCCCTAAGATAACGGAAAAGTTTATTGAGGAAACGTTGTTTTGGTAATTTGATTCTTCAAATCCATTGAAGAAAATATAATTGTATCAGGGTCGTTAGGAGTTAAATTGTTTAAGACATTACATGAGAAAGGCATTTGTTTTATTAGTAGGCTTTTTGGCCATTTGTACTTCTAGAGAGGCAAAGGCTCAAGATGCCCAATTTTCTCAGTTTTATGCAGCTCCCTTGTATATCAACCCGGCCTTTACTGGGGCTTCTCAGTTTACTCGTTTTGGAGTGAACTATCGAAGTCAATGGCCTAACCTTCAGGCTTCGTTTGAAACGTTTTCATTTTATGCCGATCACTATATCGATCGGTACAATAGCGGTATTGGTTTAATCGTCACCACCGATCGAGAAGGACAAGAGGGTTTAACTTCTACCAACATTGGTTTTAGTTATGCTTATCAATTGCAACTGACAGAAAACTTAGTTTTTAGACCAGGAGTTCAATACAGTCTTTTTTCAAGGAATGCAGCATTTCAGAATCTAGTTTTCACCAATCAAATCAATACAATTACTGGTGAAATTGACAGAACGATTACCGATCCAGCGATCATTGCAGGACAAGATTTACAGTCCAATTTCGGTGATATAAGCGTTGGTGGGGTACTTTATTCTAGAAGACTGTTTTTAGGGGTAGCGCTTCAGCACATTACAGAGCCGAATCAGTCATTATTAGACGGTGATGAATTTAGTGTTTTGCCAGCCAGGCTGACCATTCACGGCGGTTATAAAATTGACTTAAGATCGGGTGGATTAAGAAACGATTTAACTTACACATTAAAGGAGAGAAGTATTACGCCAGTTTTCCAGTACAAGGAGCAAGGGCCGTTTTCTCAGTTAGATATCGGTGCTTTTTTGCACTTAGAACCAATCAATTTTGGTTTGCAGTACAGAGGGTTGCCGTATAAACAGTTCGAAGATTTTCCTAACCACGAATCTTTAATCTTTTCATTGGGAGTAACTACCAATAACTTCAATATTGGCTATAGCTTTGACTATACACTGTCTAAGTTGACCATAAACGCCGGTGGTGCGCATGAATTCTCGCTATCCTATATTATAGATTTCAGCAAGCCGCAAATCACACCAAGGAGCCGCTGGAGAATTCCATGTCCTAAAAACTAAGTCGTCCTATGTCTGCTGACCAACTGCTGTACCTCATTCTGGGTATCGTCATACTAGACTTTTGTTTGGATCAGTTTCTAGATGCCTTAAACCGAAGGCATTCCAAAGGGACTATTCCAGAAAAATTAAAGGGAATTTATGAAGAGGAAGAGTATGCAAAGTCACAAGCCTATCAGAAACAACTTGGTAGCTTCGGGCTTTTGTCATCTGCCTTTAGCATTGTAACCACGCTTCTAGTGCTGTTTTTGGGTGGTTTTGGCTATTTAGATGCTCAGTTGAGTCCCTATATCAGCGACCCTATTCTTAAATCGTTAGCATTTTTCGGAGTACTTTTTATCCTGTCAGATTTAATCAATATTCCATTCAGTTACTATGCCACATTTGTCATAGAGGAACGGTTTGGTTTCAATAAAATGACACCAAAACTCTTTATCGTCGATAAGCTCAAGGGTTATCTACTAACAGTATTAATAGGAGGTGTTTTAGGGTATGCGCTTTTGTGGATCGTTAATGAACTGGGATCAAACTTCTGGATATACGCACTTTTGTTAGTGGCAGGCTTCATGCTTGTTATGAATGTATTCTATACCACTCTTTTTCTGCCACTTTTTAATAAACTGGTGCCTTTAGAAGATGGTGCTTTAAAAGATCGTATCAACGAATACGCTGCTGGCGTCTCTTTCCCGCTAGATAATATTTTTGTAATTGATGGATCTAAACGATCGACGAAGGCCAACGCTTTCTTTTCAGGCCTCGGTAAAAAGAAGAAAATAGTCTTGTATGATACGCTAATTTCAGATCATACCACAGAAGAAGTAGTCGCCGTGTTGGCACATGAAGTTGGGCATTTCAAGAAAAAGCATATTGTAACAGGCCTAATCTTAAGCCTAGTGCAAATGGCTATCACTTTTTACATTCTATCCCTATTGATCTTTAATGAGCGGCTATCGATGGCATTAGGAGGGGATGAGTTAGCGATTCATCTAAACTTTATAGCCTTCGGGCTCCTTTATACACCTATTTCAAGGCTTACTGGTTTGCTCATGAACATGCTAAGTCGTAAAAATGAGTATGAGGCGGACGCTTATGCTGCAAAAACCTATGACGCAAAGCCACTCATGTCAGCTTTGAAGAGACTATCCGTGAAATCGTTGAGTAATTTGACGCCTCATCCATGGTATGTCAAAGCGCATTATTCGCACCCGACTTTGCTTCAGCGACTTGAGGCAATGGAAAAATTATAGGAAGTCTATATCGATGTTTCCTTGATATCTCATAAGGAAGTTTACGCCATTTTCGGCAGACATGCCTTCGAAAAGAATCTTATAGAGCGTCTCGGTAATTAAAGGTTTTAATTGCTGACTATCGGCTAGTTGTTTAATGATTTTGATAGTATTCATACCCTCGGCCACTTCGTCCATTTCCTGAATAGCCTCTTCCAATGGTTTGCCTTGAGCAATTTTATAACCTAGCGTAAAATTGCGGCTATTGGTACTGGTCGTCGTGGCTACTAAATCACCAATCCCTGCTAGACCGATGAAAGACGATATTTCACCTCCGAGTGCTCGGCCTAAGTAGATCATTTCCACCAAACCGCGACTCACCAAAAGTCCACGAGAGTTTTCGCCCATGCCTAAGCCGGATAGAATTCCGGAGGCTATCGCAATAATGTTCTTCAGTACACCACATAATTCTACGCCTCTCAGGTCAGAATTACTGTAAACTTGAAAGTTCTCTGAACTTAAAAGCGACTTGCCAGCTTGTATTACTTCGTTAAATGGAGAAGCAATAACAGTGGCTGCTGGATGCCCCATAGAAAGTTCGCTTGCCAGATTTGGACCGGCCATACAACCCACTCTCACCACCACAGTTTCTTGCCTTATGATTTCGCTCATGGTGAACACATGTTCTTTTGTGAGCGAAAAATCTGGCGATTGCTGCGTTGGTAGTTGTAAGTCTAAACCCTTCGTGGCATGAATCATCATATGATAAGGCCTGAGATAAGGTGCCAGCTGAAGTATTAATTCTCTAAAGTTTGAAGAAGGAACCACCGGGAAAATAACATTGCAGCGTTTAGGTACCTCTTCTAGTTCGTTGACTACATGGACGTTATCTGCAAGCTGTTGCCCTGCAGATATCCGTGTTTTTTCTATTTCTGCGATAGTTTCTGGATTTCTTACATACAGAAAGACTTCCGCATTTCTTGCCAAAATATTGGCAACGGCAGTTCCAAAACTGCCACCTCCTAATACGCCAACTGTTTTATTAGACATACTTTTCTAGGTTATAACCCGTCAGTCTGTTGTGGTAATAGAACAGTACATTCAGGTCCTGTGTAGTTATATCTCCAGCTCTATTCCGAATTAAAGGGCGTTTGGCGTGATACATGCCAACATTTTTTAATCCGTGTTTTATAATACCGTCGGTATCTCCTGCCAAGTGAGGCGAAACGCTCAGTTTACCTTCACCGTACATTTTGTGCACTTTTGCGAGCACGCTTTTAAAAGACGCCTTAAACTCCTCGTAAGGAATGATCAGGTCTTCTTCTGGCAGTCGCAAAAGGTTATATAAATCTAGTTTTTTAAATCTCTTTTTAAGAATAATGAATGCCGTGTATGCTACTAAGTGACTGGCAAAGACTTTGTTGATTTTTAGATATTCCTCAACAATCCGTTCGCTGAGCATTCTTGTATACTCTACTTCGCGTTGATCGTTTTGCGATATAATTCTTCCATCTGCCGTAAAGTATTCTTGGGTATCGATAGTTCGTCCCTTCTGGTCGTAACTCTGACCATTTTCATCAACATAATTACCGAGCACATCCATGGCCTTGCCGATAGAAACAGAAATATCCGATCCTTTGGTAAAGAATTTTAATAAGAAGGCCGTGATTTTATAAGACGTAGAATACTCGTCATTTTCAACATAGTATCGTTCCTGGCCTTGTAACCTCAGGTATTGTTTTATCAGGCTGGGAGCCTCCAAAACAAAGTTATAGTTCAGTGTAACTGGTACTACGAATATTTTTTCTCGAGCGTCTCGCTTTCCTTTCTGGTAGTTAACGCGCTGCGCCTCAATAGCCGTGCTCAAGAGACCAAGTTTAAGGCGGCTTTCGATTTTTCCTGACCTAGATCGCGTACCTCCGGGGAAAAACAAGCTATGGCAGCCTCTTTGAATGGCTAGGCTTGAGTAAGATTTCAGCGTCTCTAAATAGAGCATGTTCTTTTTTCTTCGATCCACCTTGTAAGCACCAAGGCTATTCAAGAAATAAGAGATGATTTTAATGTTGAAAAGGTTTAGACCAGCGCCATAGATAAAGGCTGGTAAGCCCAAAACATTAATCACCCAACCGATGAGAATGGAGTCGAGGTTACTGAAATGGGTTGGTACCATCACTATGGTGCCCTTTTTAGCCAAAAGTCTCAGATTGTCAACCTCACCGGTGATATTGATTTTATCTTGTAAGGTGTATTGTGTACTAAATATTGACCAAAACCCTCTGGCCCTAGAAGCATTTAATAGTCTAGCAAAACCGAAGGTGACGATGGACCGAGCCATCCGATATCGAGATTTTTTAAAGTTACCCGCAATTTCGTCCGAATAGCGTAAAACCATGTCATTCAGAATAGAATCCAAACGCTCATCTTTTTCGGCATCGTTATCAGATAAAGAAATATCTAAAAGGCGATCTTTTACAGTATTTAAAAATGCTTGATCATCTTCTGGATCAACCGCCCAAGGATTTCTTTTAATTCGTAGTTTCTCTCGAAAAACTGTGGTTTCAATTTCTTCGATAAGTGCTTCCCGGGTAGGTGCCTGAGCCTTAATCCGCTTGATGCTTTCCGTGGCTACTTCTTCAACAAACTCTTGTCTATTGCGACTGAGCGCCACTACTGGCCATTCATTTATACCTCCTGGAACAACAGGATCGTACTTCTTCTTTACGTAGTCTTGAGATATTGATTCCATCCAAATAGAGTCTCAAAGATAGGAGAATAAAAAAACCATCATTGAGATCAGCCCTTAATCTGTTTACAAATTAAATCGATTTCTGATTCTGTGTTGAATGCATGAAGACAAATCCTTAGCCTTTCGGTTCCAGTTTTAACAGTTGGACTTAAAATTGGTCGAACGTCGAGCCCAATGTCTTTTAGTTTGTCGGCCAACTTCTTTGTCGGCCCGTTTCCTCCGATAATGATTGATTTTATCGCAGATGGGCTTTGATGATCGGGCAACTGTTGGTTAAAGTATGCGATATTATCCTTGAGTTGTTGAATCAAAACACTGTTATCCTTGAGGAAATCATAGGATTGCATAATTGATGTGATTTCAAAAGCACTAGGAGCCGTGGTATAAATAAAGGGCCTCGAAAAGTTGATGATAAAATCCTTGAGTAATTGAGATCCTGAAATACAAGCTCCATGTATGCCCATAGCTTTTCCAAAAGTATAAATAACAGCGAATACGCCTTCCTGTACCCCCATTTGAGCGATGAGCCCTTCGCCATGGTTTCCAAAAATTCCAGTGCTGTGAGCCTCATCTACCACCACTTTAGCCTGATGAGATTTAGCCAAAGCAATAATATCTTGAATGGGTGCAAGGTCTCCGTCCATTGAATAGACAGACTCGCATGCGATAAAAATTTCGCCAGTGCTCTCCTTGATTTTTTTCTCTAGGTCGCCTAGGTCATTGTGTTTAAAGGATAATCTTTTGGCATGACTTAAACGGCAGCCATCTTTAATACAAGCGTGAGCATATTCGTCATAAATCACGGTGTCTCCGCGCTGTGGTACAGAAGAGAAGAAGGCTAAATTGGCCATGTAGCCAGAATTAAATACCGTGGAGGCTTCGAACCCAAAAAAGCGAGCGAGCTTTACCTCGCATTCTTCTGTTAATTGACTATTTCCAGTTAACAACCGTGAACCAGTTGAGCCATTCTTGAAAGTCTGTTCATGGTAAGCTTCTTGGATGCGAACCTTTAGTGCTTCAGATCGGGCTAGTCCCAGGTAATCGTTCGAAGAAAAGTCCACAAGACTATCAGAAAATGGCTTAAGTTCTCTCAGAGCGTCGTCCTGCCTTCTTTTTTCTAATAAAAAACCGATGCGGCTTTCCTTATTCATTTCTGATGCTGATTTTAAGATAAATTATACTGATTTTTGCGCCAATTCTAAGCAATATGTTCTCAAAAGGTATATGCCTTTTCTTAGTCTTGATTATCTCTTGCGGTCTTTATGCACAAGGTGGCTACAAGAATAGTGAGTTTTCGTTTACCAACGAAAATGATGTATACCTTTTAAAGGATCGGGATAAATACTACTCCAATGGATTGATTACTCATTTTAGATGGGTTCCCAAGGCTTTTAGAGCAGATACCATCAAGAAAATTGTTGATTTAGAGTTTTCTCAGAAATATTTCACACCACAAGACTTGCTGCTTGGTCGGGTCGAGAATTTCGATCGGCCTTACGCTGGGTTGCTTTATGGTGGTTACAGTGTCAGTACTTATAAAGAGGAATCAAAAAGGTCTATGATCGGGTTAGAGGTTGGCTTGGTTGGGCCCATTTCGGGTGCTGAAGGATTTCAAAAATGGTATCACGAAACTTTTGGGTTTCCTCAGCCCAGAGGATGGGACTTCCAAATGCCCAATGAACTCGTTTTTAACATTAAAAGTGAGTTCAATAAACAGTATGTTTTAAGGCCAGGGAAGTTAGATGCAGTTTCAACTACGGCCTTTTCTTTAGGAACCGCTTTTACACATGCCTTCCAAAGATTAGATATTCGATTTGGGAAATTGCAGCCTTTAAGAAACTCCGCATTTACGAATGCATTAATTGGCTCAGGAAGTGAGAATATTCCTAAACACAATTATTTCTTTTTTGGTTATGGCCTTCAATACGTAGCACAGAATATCACTATCAACGGATCGGTTTGGAATGATAATGCGCCACATACAGAAACGATCAGACCTTGGGTAAGGCACTTAAGATTTGGTTGGGCGTCTAGTTCAGATCGAGCGACTTTTAAAGTCACCTATAATTGGTCAAGTCCAGAGATAAGAGGCAATGAGAACCATGCCTATATTGGTTTCGAACTTCAGCTTCGATTCCCAAGAAATCAAGACTAATCGCAACATTGAATTTCTATTCATTCGAGCGTTTTAGTGCTAGCGTTCGGGAATTGATGAATATGTCGAATATGTGTTTGGTGTTGGTGTATTACCTATTAATATTGTAGCGGCTAGACTAATGGCACTGAGACTTAAAGATATACAATCACCAGTGAAGACTGAGATGCTCGAATTTGAGCATAAGTTCAGGTCATTCATGAAAAGCAAAGTCTTCCTTATCGATAAGGTGACCAACTACATCGTCAAGCGAAAAGGTAAGCAAATGCGCCCCATGTTTGTGTTCCTTTCGGCAGGAGTAGTTGGCAATATTTCAGAAAGAAGTTATCGCGGTGCATCACTCATAGAATTATTGCATACTGCCTCATTAGTCCATGACGATGTGGTAGACGATTCTAATATGCGCAGAGGGTACTTCTCCATTAATGCCCTCTGGAAGAATAAAATTGCAGTACTAGTTGGCGATTATCTTTTATCGAGAGGTTTACTCTTATCCATCGATAACGGCGATTTCGATTTACTTAAAATTGTATCTGAGGCCGTTAGGGAAATGAGTGAGGGTGAGTTGCTCCAGATGGCCAAAGCTCGGAGCCTGGATATCACCGAAGAATTATACTATGAAGTCATTCGTCAAAAAACGGCTTCATTGATCGCTTCCTGCTGTGCCGTAGGGGCTGCATCTGTACAAGATGACCCAGAGGTGATCGCTAAAATGAAGGAATTCGGGCTTAATGTGGGAATGGCTTTCCAAATCAAGGACGATCTTTTTGACTATGGAACAGGTGAAATCGGGAAGCCATTAGGCATAGACATCAAGGAGAAGAAAATGACCCTTCCATTGATCCATGTACTGCAAAAATCTTCAAGTGCCGATAAAAGGCGGATCAAAAGAATTATCAAGAGTAATAAGCAGAACAATAAGAAAGTACAGGAAGTCATAGAGTATGTAAAGGCCAACGGTGGTATTGAGTACGCTAAAAACGTGATGCACGATTATTACAGAAAGTCGCAAGAAATACTGGATGAATTCCCAGATTCTGAGTTCAAAACTTCTCTAGGTCAGCTTGTTCAATTCACTATAGAACGGTCCAAATAAAAAACACCCATTGCTTTCTGGCAATGGGCGCTTCAGTTTAGCTTAGTAGTATATTTGTGTAGAAATATAAGATATAGTTAATATCCATATAGAAGACAATCCTCTATAGATCTAACCTTATTCGGATACTAGAAAAATTTTAAATCAGTCGATTTTGTCACTGGATTATTGATTGTAGATCATGATGATCCATTTCCAATTATCCGTAATAGTTTCTGATGGTTTGTAAAGATATCGTCCAAAAAGGGCATCGTTTTGCCTGTAAAGGTCTACAATATTTAGTTTGCTTATGGCATCCCAAGTTGTTTCAAAAGGTTCAGTGTAAGGCCCTTCAATATCATCTACAACTAATGCACTTGGGAAGGGTAATTCATCCACCAGCATAAAGAAATTACCAGCGCCAACAAAAGAAGGGGCAAAGACAATAGCATCTCCCGTTTCTGAGATTTCAGCATTGAAAATCTGCAAACTCGTTGGTGTCAGCGTCAAAGATACCGAGCCGTTTAAATCATTAGTTGGTTCTTGAATATCAGCAGTGACGGGCAGCTCGCTAAAGGTTAGGTCAACCTTTGGGGTGAAAAGTGTAGCGCCGGCTTGAAAGGTGTTGCTATTATAATCCACCATTAAAATAAGAACGCTGCTTTCCTCTGCCGTGGGCTCATCATTATTGTCACAACTCCACAAGAAGCAGGTGGCAAGCGTCAAAAATAAAATTGTTCTTTTCATAGCTAATCGATTAATGCGAAACTAAAACATAAAACGCAATAGGTATTCAATTGGTCTGATTTAATCCGAATTACTGAATAATTCGACACAATAAAACTTGAAAAGGATGGAATTAAAGAAATAGCCCCCACGCAGGTCCACTTTTCTCCAAAATCTAACCCTAGTCTTGCTTATAGAACTGGCTTTAGCATAAGTATTTGATTATAAGCCGATTATTCATTTTGGGTCAACAGCCACTAATGTCCCTTTTTTAAGGCTTGAGTTGTGTTTTTAAGAAAAAAACTTAACTTTTGTAGAGAAGTGGAAAAAAGTGCAAAATTGTGGGTGACTGTGGGAAGTTTTTCTATCTTTGTATTAGTTCAGGTGTGTAATGTCTTTTTTTACCGGAGAATATGATTGCAAGCTAGATGCAAAAGGAAGGTTGGCTTTACCTGCTAAGGTGAAGGCGGCATTGCCTGATGTAGCTGTTCAGGAGCTCGTTTTAAGACGAGGTTTTGAGTCATGCTTGGTATTGTATCCGAAGGTGGAGTTTAAAAAGATTATTAATCGAGTTCGGTCATTGAGTGAGTTCAATGAAGATTATCGAAAGTTTCAGCGCAGTTTCTTTAGAGGGAATGCAGAAGTGGAGTTGGACAGTGCTGGAAGGATCAATATTCAGAATCGTATGCTAGCGTATGCTGATTTGACGAAAGAGGTGGTTGTTGTAGGGTTGGGGAATAGAATCGAAATCTGGAATCCAGACCTGTATGAAGAAAACCTCATCAATGACGTGTCAGAGTATTCGAAATTGGCCGAAAAGTACTTGGCTGATGACTAAAAAGAATGGTTGACTATCACGTGCCGGTAATGTTGCAGGAATGCATCGAAGGACTGGCGATTAAACCAGAAGGAATTTATGTAGATGTGACCTTTGGAGGCGGAGGTCATTCAATTGAAATACTGAAGCATATATCGGAATCGGGAAAGCTCTTGAGTTTTGACCAAGATGATGATGCTAAGGGAAATGCCTCAAAAATTGAAAATCGTTCTTTCACATTTATACAGGCCAATTTCAGGCACCTAAGGCGGTATTTAAAGCTCTATGGTGTTGGGAGAGTAGATGGTATTTTGGCTGATTTAGGAGTTTCTTCTCATCAGATAGATGAGGTGTCTCGCGGGTTTTCAATCCGAGGAGATGCTGAGTTAGACATGAGAATGGACCAAGGAGTAGACTTGACTGCGCAAGATGTGGTAAATGACTATTCTGAAAAAGACCTTCACCGCATTCTGGGAATCTATGGTGAAGTAAAGAATGCCAAAACCTTGGCTGGAGCTATCGTTTCCGAACGATTCTCTAAGCCATTCAAGACTACTTTCGACCTGATTGCATTGCTTGAAAAGTATGCGCCACGAGGTAGGGAAAATAAATACTACGCTCAGGTGTTTCAGGCATTGAGAATTGAGGTCAACGATGAAATGGGAGCGCTAGAGGATTTTTTGAATCAAACTTCCGAATCTCTCAAGCCGGGCGGTAGACTCGTGATTATGAGTTATCACTCACTTGAAGATCGTATGGTGAAGAATTTCATCAACAAAGGGAAGATTTTTGGCGATGTGGAGAAAGATTTTTTCGGAAACGAAATAAAGCCCTATAAGGCTATAAATAGAAAATTAATACAACCGAATCAACAGGAACTAAAAGCTAACAGTAGATCCAGAAGTGCGAAACTTCGGATAGCTGAGCGAATTTAAAAATGGCTGAGAATAGATTTAGAGTCAAAGAAAACGAAAGGCCTCGCGGCAGGGGATTCTTCGGCTTTTTGTCTGCGAAGTTCAACATCGGTCAGGAATTGAATTCAGAGTTGCCTGTTAAGCATTTGCCCAAAGTAGTATTCACTGTTTTACTAGGTGTTTTCTACGTTTGGAATAATCACTACGCTGAAAAATCTATTCGAGAGATCGATCGCTTGGAAGACGTAGTAGAGGATTTAAAAGCAGATGTGACTACGCTGGAAGCAAACTACATGTATGGTAGTAAGCAATCAGAAGTTGCCAAGAAGGTTAAGCCTCTTGGATTGATTGAAAGTATGGAGCCACCCGCAAAAATCATTGTAGAAGACAATGAATATTAAGAAGGACATATTGCTTCGGGTGCGCATCGCTTTTTTAGGTGCTCTTGTCTTCGTCCTTGCGATCGTTTATCGTATGGTAGACATTCAGGTTATCGATGGTGAACAATGGAGAGAACAAGCCAGGGTTAATAGCCTTGATTTTAGAACCATAAAAGCAACAAGGGGAAGTATATATTCTGATGGGGAAGACCTATTAGCTACTTCATTACCCTTTTATAGATTGGCCTTTGATCCGTCAGTGGCCCATGACACAACATTTACGTCCAAATTAGACTCCCTTTCACACCTATTGTCAGCTTTTTTCCGAGATCATTCTTCCGACTACTATCAGAAGAAGATCTCGGAGGCTCGACAAGCCCAAAAGAGGTATCTAGTCCTCAACAATCGAGATTTAAATTATCAGGAGAAAGAACAAGTGGCCGAATGGCCTATTTTCCGTTTAGGCCAAATGAAAGGTGGCGTCATCTTTGAAAAAATTGATAAAAGACACAATCCATTCGAAAGCCTTGCGGAAAGAACCATTGGTGGTCTTAATGCTGAAATGGAAGCAGCCTATGGCATCGAAAAAAGCTTTGACCATTTTCTAGCAGGAAAGGATGGAGAAGGTTTGTTCCAGAAAATGGCTGGTAAAGGCAATTGGAGACCGATTAATGCTTCTTCAGACATAAGACCTGTCAACGGTTATGACGTTCATACGACGATCGACGTAAACCTTCAAGATGTAGCCCAGAGTGCATTATTAAGAAAGGTTTCCGAGCTAAATGCCAAATACGGGACTGTAGTCTTAATGGAAGTTAAGACTGGTGAAATCAAGGCGATTTCCAACTTAAAAAGAACTTCTAAAGGAACCTATGCGGAGAACTTCAACTACGCTGTGGCTGAAAATAATGACCCAGGTTCCACCTTCAAATTAGCTTCCATGTTGGCTTTGCTAGAGGCTGGTAAAGTGGAGTTGACGGATTCTGTAGATACGGAAAAAGGTGCTACAAAATTCAGTGACCGTACAATGAGAGACCACAAAAATGGAGGATACGGTATGCTTACAGTGGAAGATGTATTTGTGAAATCGTCTAATGTTGGTACAGCCAAGTTAGTGGCAGAGCATTTTGGTGACAACCCTCAGGAATATGTAGACATAATAAAGCAAACAGGTTTAGGGAAGTCGCTTGATTTTCAATTGATCGGCGAAGGTACTCCTTATATAAAGGATGCAAATGACGAATCATGGTCTAATGTTACCCTGCCTTGGATGTCCATTGGCTACGAGATGCAGTTGACTCCATTGCAGACGCTAACGCTTTATAATGCTGTGGCTAATAATGGCAAAATGATCCAACCGATCCTTGTCAAAAGTATCAGACGAGCCGATAAGACTATTGAGACTTTTGAATCTAAAGTCCTGAATAAGAAAATTGCCTCAGATGAAACGCTCGCCGATCTAAGAAAAATGCTGGAAGGCGTGGTGGAGAGAGGAACCGCCAAGAATATTAAAAATGATATCTACAAGATTGCTGGTAA
It encodes the following:
- a CDS encoding aminotransferase class I/II-fold pyridoxal phosphate-dependent enzyme — its product is MNKESRIGFLLEKRRQDDALRELKPFSDSLVDFSSNDYLGLARSEALKVRIQEAYHEQTFKNGSTGSRLLTGNSQLTEECEVKLARFFGFEASTVFNSGYMANLAFFSSVPQRGDTVIYDEYAHACIKDGCRLSHAKRLSFKHNDLGDLEKKIKESTGEIFIACESVYSMDGDLAPIQDIIALAKSHQAKVVVDEAHSTGIFGNHGEGLIAQMGVQEGVFAVIYTFGKAMGIHGACISGSQLLKDFIINFSRPFIYTTAPSAFEITSIMQSYDFLKDNSVLIQQLKDNIAYFNQQLPDHQSPSAIKSIIIGGNGPTKKLADKLKDIGLDVRPILSPTVKTGTERLRICLHAFNTESEIDLICKQIKG
- the rsmH gene encoding 16S rRNA (cytosine(1402)-N(4))-methyltransferase RsmH, whose product is MVDYHVPVMLQECIEGLAIKPEGIYVDVTFGGGGHSIEILKHISESGKLLSFDQDDDAKGNASKIENRSFTFIQANFRHLRRYLKLYGVGRVDGILADLGVSSHQIDEVSRGFSIRGDAELDMRMDQGVDLTAQDVVNDYSEKDLHRILGIYGEVKNAKTLAGAIVSERFSKPFKTTFDLIALLEKYAPRGRENKYYAQVFQALRIEVNDEMGALEDFLNQTSESLKPGGRLVIMSYHSLEDRMVKNFINKGKIFGDVEKDFFGNEIKPYKAINRKLIQPNQQELKANSRSRSAKLRIAERI
- a CDS encoding lipid A deacylase LpxR family protein codes for the protein MFSKGICLFLVLIISCGLYAQGGYKNSEFSFTNENDVYLLKDRDKYYSNGLITHFRWVPKAFRADTIKKIVDLEFSQKYFTPQDLLLGRVENFDRPYAGLLYGGYSVSTYKEESKRSMIGLEVGLVGPISGAEGFQKWYHETFGFPQPRGWDFQMPNELVFNIKSEFNKQYVLRPGKLDAVSTTAFSLGTAFTHAFQRLDIRFGKLQPLRNSAFTNALIGSGSENIPKHNYFFFGYGLQYVAQNITINGSVWNDNAPHTETIRPWVRHLRFGWASSSDRATFKVTYNWSSPEIRGNENHAYIGFELQLRFPRNQD
- a CDS encoding FtsL-like putative cell division protein; translation: MAENRFRVKENERPRGRGFFGFLSAKFNIGQELNSELPVKHLPKVVFTVLLGVFYVWNNHYAEKSIREIDRLEDVVEDLKADVTTLEANYMYGSKQSEVAKKVKPLGLIESMEPPAKIIVEDNEY
- the mraZ gene encoding division/cell wall cluster transcriptional repressor MraZ; translation: MSFFTGEYDCKLDAKGRLALPAKVKAALPDVAVQELVLRRGFESCLVLYPKVEFKKIINRVRSLSEFNEDYRKFQRSFFRGNAEVELDSAGRINIQNRMLAYADLTKEVVVVGLGNRIEIWNPDLYEENLINDVSEYSKLAEKYLADD
- a CDS encoding polyprenyl synthetase family protein; protein product: MALRLKDIQSPVKTEMLEFEHKFRSFMKSKVFLIDKVTNYIVKRKGKQMRPMFVFLSAGVVGNISERSYRGASLIELLHTASLVHDDVVDDSNMRRGYFSINALWKNKIAVLVGDYLLSRGLLLSIDNGDFDLLKIVSEAVREMSEGELLQMAKARSLDITEELYYEVIRQKTASLIASCCAVGAASVQDDPEVIAKMKEFGLNVGMAFQIKDDLFDYGTGEIGKPLGIDIKEKKMTLPLIHVLQKSSSADKRRIKRIIKSNKQNNKKVQEVIEYVKANGGIEYAKNVMHDYYRKSQEILDEFPDSEFKTSLGQLVQFTIERSK